Part of the Deltaproteobacteria bacterium genome, CGGTTTGACCCTTTTGGGTTTCTGAAGCTGATCAATATCTAAAAAGGAGCCTTTCAAATCACCAGGACCGCTCTCATTACAGGCATCACCGGCCAGGACGGCTCATACCTGGCTGAGCTTCTTTTTAACAAAGGATATAAAGTCTATGGGTTAGTGCGCCGTCTGAGTTTGAACAACTACGAGCGAATTGCCCACATTCAGGATCAGATCGAGTTTCTACAAGGGGATCTCCTGGACCAGAACTCGCTTATTTCAGCTGTTAGGGATTCTAACCCGGATGAGGTTTACAATCTGGCTGCTATGTCCTTTGTGCCTACTTCCTGGAATCAGCCGGTCCTTACAGGGGAGTTTACCGCTTTGGGGGTAACGCGAATCCTGGAGGCTATTCGGGTTGCTTGCCCGACGGCTCGATACTACCAGGCGTCATCTTCCGAAATGTTCGGCCTGGTCCGGGAAGCGCCTCAAAACGAAGAAACCCCATTTCATCCTCGCAGCCCCTATGGAGTCGCCAAGGTTTATGGACACTGGATCACGATTAACTGCCGCGAGAGTTACGGGATGCATGCCTGTTCGGGTATTTGTTTTAACCACGAGTCTCCTCGCCGAGGCCTGGAATTCGTTACCCGAAAGGTGACCGATGGCGCAGCCAGAATTAAACTGGGCCTAATGAATGAGCTAAAGCTGGGCAACCTGGAAGCCAAGCGTGATTGGGGTTATGCCGGTGATTACGTCAAAGCGATGTGGCTGATGCTTCAGCAAGATGAGCCGCGAGATTATGTCATTGCCACAGGCCAGGCATACAGTGTCCGTGATCTTTGTGATCTGGCCTTCAGCCATTTAGACCTGGACTTTCAGGACTATGTCATTGAAGATGAGCGCTTTTTT contains:
- the gmd gene encoding GDP-mannose 4,6-dehydratase, translating into MTRTALITGITGQDGSYLAELLFNKGYKVYGLVRRLSLNNYERIAHIQDQIEFLQGDLLDQNSLISAVRDSNPDEVYNLAAMSFVPTSWNQPVLTGEFTALGVTRILEAIRVACPTARYYQASSSEMFGLVREAPQNEETPFHPRSPYGVAKVYGHWITINCRESYGMHACSGICFNHESPRRGLEFVTRKVTDGAARIKLGLMNELKLGNLEAKRDWGYAGDYVKAMWLMLQQDEPRDYVIATGQAYSVRDLCDLAFSHLDLDFQDYVIEDERFFRPAEVHQLLGDASKARQELGWEPELSFEEMIRMMTDADLKRHQVKNINQ